The genomic interval CGGTCGTCGGTCGCCGGTCCCCGGGTGCCCGACTACTTCGCAGTCGGGGCTGGGCGCTCCTCGCCGTCCGCGTCGAGGTCGATGTCGCCGGTGACGTAGTCGACGCCGAGGACGAGGACTGCGCCGACGACGAACGAGGCGAGGATGGCGAGCGTCGTCGTCGTCGTCCACGCCTCGACGTTCACGAGCACCTGCTCGGCGGGGTAGTACAGCGCCCCGACCATCAGCGCGACGAGGAACGTGAGCGTCGCCCTGCGGTAGTGGGTCAACGCGTACTTCACGGCGTGAGCGACCGAGAGCAGGCCGACGACCGCGCCCAGGCAGAACGTGACGACGACGGTGCCCGGTTCGACGAGCGTGTCGAGACTCCCCCCGCGGGCGACGTCGAGCAGTCGGTCGGTGAACGCCGACAGCGTCCCCGTCAGGTAGGTGTACTGCCCGAGCAACAGCAGGATGAGCGACCCGGAGATGCCGGGGAGGATCATCGCCGAGATGGCGATGGCCCCGACGACGAACAGTACCGGGAGGCTGTTCGGGAGCGCGGTACCCACCTCGACGGCTGCCACGACGGCCAGCGCGAACCCGGCGAGGCCCGCGAGCACCCGCCCCCACGAGCCGAGGTCGATCTCGTCCCGGAGGACGACGGCGCTGGCCGCGATGAGGCCGAGGAAGAACGCGAACATCAGCGCCGGCGCGTGCTCCTGGGCGTACTCGACGATTCGCGCCACGGACACCAGGGCGGTGACGATGCCGAGGCCGAGGGCCATCAGGAACGGGATATCCATCTCGACGAGGCGCTCGCGGAGGCGGGTCCGCCCCGCCG from Halomarina salina carries:
- a CDS encoding DUF368 domain-containing protein gives rise to the protein MSVRAYLGVYLRGIAMGAADAVPGVSGGTIALITGIYERLVTAITELDPRALALLPGVTRAAGRTRLRERLVEMDIPFLMALGLGIVTALVSVARIVEYAQEHAPALMFAFFLGLIAASAVVLRDEIDLGSWGRVLAGLAGFALAVVAAVEVGTALPNSLPVLFVVGAIAISAMILPGISGSLILLLLGQYTYLTGTLSAFTDRLLDVARGGSLDTLVEPGTVVVTFCLGAVVGLLSVAHAVKYALTHYRRATLTFLVALMVGALYYPAEQVLVNVEAWTTTTTLAILASFVVGAVLVLGVDYVTGDIDLDADGEERPAPTAK